CCCCTGGCCACCATCTCCTCGTACGTCTTCTGCACGTCGTCGGCGATGAACGACATGTTCATGAACCCGCCGATGCGCTCCTCCTGCCCCGGCGGGGTGAACAGCACCAGCCCCGTCTCCGCGCCGGGGATGCGCAGCTCGATCCAGCGCTGCTCGCCGAACGGCTGGTCCGTCACCACCCGAAAGCCGAG
This DNA window, taken from Longimicrobium sp., encodes the following:
- a CDS encoding VOC family protein, with the translated sequence MIKAVKFVSIPTRDQDRALAFYTDKLGFRVVTDQPFGEQRWIELRIPGAETGLVLFTPPGQEERIGGFMNMSFIADDVQKTYEEMVARGVEFTQPPKTEHWGTSAIFKDADGNMFVLGTK